The proteins below are encoded in one region of Mycobacterium botniense:
- a CDS encoding amidohydrolase family protein — MTHRVIDCLVNVHFGESDAQPTWMLKVRDDYFKGPESMFAPVELTALLDEMDEQGVQKAILMDSLSTPSTTARKFADAKPERFALAMGGINLLRPMPSLRELNAVANDLPVVYAVVGPSFWGDGQYPPSDAVYYPLYTKCAELDLPLCVNTGIPGPPIPGDVQHPMHLDRVCVRFPELRLCMIHGADPWWDVAIRLLIKYDNLRLMTSAWSPKRLPESLLHYMRTRGPGKVIFASDWPVLRMRRVVPEACALDLPPEILENYLYNNAHRFFFGDDRGQEQEH, encoded by the coding sequence ATGACTCATAGGGTGATTGACTGTCTGGTCAATGTGCACTTCGGGGAATCCGACGCGCAGCCGACATGGATGCTCAAGGTCAGGGACGACTACTTCAAAGGCCCCGAGTCGATGTTCGCGCCGGTCGAGTTGACCGCCCTTCTCGACGAGATGGACGAACAAGGCGTGCAGAAGGCCATTCTCATGGATTCGCTCAGCACGCCCTCTACTACTGCGCGCAAGTTCGCTGACGCCAAGCCGGAGCGTTTCGCGCTGGCGATGGGCGGTATCAACCTGCTGCGCCCGATGCCGTCGCTGCGGGAACTCAACGCCGTCGCCAATGATCTTCCGGTCGTGTACGCCGTGGTGGGACCGAGCTTTTGGGGTGACGGCCAGTATCCCCCCAGCGATGCCGTTTACTATCCGCTGTACACCAAATGCGCCGAGCTTGACCTGCCGTTGTGTGTCAACACCGGTATCCCGGGTCCACCCATACCTGGCGACGTGCAGCACCCGATGCATCTGGACCGGGTGTGCGTGCGCTTTCCCGAACTTCGGCTGTGCATGATTCACGGGGCCGATCCGTGGTGGGATGTCGCGATCCGGCTGCTGATCAAGTACGACAACCTACGGCTGATGACGTCAGCCTGGTCACCGAAGCGGCTGCCTGAAAGTCTGCTGCACTACATGCGGACTCGCGGCCCCGGCAAAGTGATCTTCGCGTCGGACTGGCCGGTGCTGCGGATGCGGCGGGTGGTGCCCGAAGCCTGTGCGCTCGATTTACCGCCCGAAATCCTGGAGAACTACCTCTACAACAATGCCCACCGATTCTTCTTCGGTGACGATCGCGGCCAGGAACAGGAGCATTGA
- a CDS encoding acyl-CoA dehydrogenase family protein, with protein MDRYELRRLDYSLSEDHVALQTTYRQFFKTHCPIETVRAAEPSGFDKNLWERLCAMGATTMALPESCGGDEATLVDLTLVAEEIGRSLAPVPWIDHVCATRLLARLGALRANADDLVHGTQLAALDPHIEPGDGPRLIPTGSIADHVIMRDGDAIIRLTFASRPAKVDNVGRLPMAWVDPAAADTRTVVAGGTGALTNYRRALDEWRLLTAAALVGLVEEAMTIAAEFAKTRYTLGVPISTLQAISHPLANMAITVQSGRNLVHRAAWFLDNEPDERPELALSAFLFMAEEAAKAATMAVHIQGGLGVSAEAAATAYLVRARGWPLAGGDPAASAKQIAEIVAAREINSPAANQC; from the coding sequence ATGGACCGCTACGAGTTGCGCAGGCTCGACTATAGCTTGTCCGAGGACCATGTGGCTTTGCAGACCACATACAGACAGTTTTTCAAAACCCACTGCCCCATCGAAACCGTCCGTGCCGCCGAGCCTTCCGGCTTCGACAAGAACCTGTGGGAGCGGTTGTGCGCAATGGGCGCGACGACGATGGCGCTGCCGGAGTCCTGCGGCGGAGATGAAGCGACGCTGGTCGACCTGACCCTGGTGGCCGAGGAGATCGGCCGGTCGCTGGCCCCGGTTCCGTGGATCGACCATGTGTGTGCCACTCGGCTGCTCGCGCGGCTGGGGGCACTGCGGGCAAACGCCGACGACCTGGTGCACGGAACGCAACTTGCCGCGCTGGACCCGCACATCGAACCAGGTGACGGGCCCAGGCTTATCCCGACCGGCTCGATCGCCGATCACGTCATCATGCGCGACGGTGATGCGATCATACGCCTGACGTTTGCCTCCCGACCGGCCAAGGTCGACAATGTCGGCCGGCTGCCGATGGCATGGGTCGACCCGGCTGCCGCGGACACCCGTACCGTCGTGGCCGGCGGGACCGGCGCGTTGACGAATTACCGGCGGGCGCTTGATGAGTGGCGCCTGCTCACCGCGGCTGCGCTGGTCGGCCTGGTCGAGGAGGCCATGACCATCGCCGCGGAGTTCGCTAAGACGCGGTACACGCTGGGCGTGCCCATCTCGACGTTGCAGGCCATCTCGCATCCGCTGGCGAATATGGCGATCACCGTCCAGAGCGGACGCAACCTCGTCCACCGCGCCGCATGGTTCCTCGACAACGAACCCGATGAGCGCCCCGAGTTGGCGCTGTCGGCGTTCCTGTTCATGGCCGAGGAGGCCGCCAAAGCCGCCACCATGGCGGTGCACATTCAGGGCGGTCTGGGCGTGTCAGCGGAGGCGGCTGCAACAGCCTACCTGGTGCGCGCCAGGGGATGGCCGCTGGCTGGTGGGGATCCGGCCGCCAGCGCAAAACAGATCGCGGAAATCGTTGCGGCTCGCGAAATCAATTCGCCAGCGGCGAACCAATGCTAG
- a CDS encoding acyl-CoA dehydrogenase family protein — MDFSRVELSDADKAFLDEARAFLATHVTDEVRRRDRETGDNFDEGVHLAMGAAGYLAAEWKPESQGGFSRVRRRIWELEKRRFHAPWVTWGTTAMVARSVAKFGSRELQDEVLPGVFTGHIRMCLGYTEPEGGSDVATCKTRAVRDGEDWIINGSKMFTTGAHNCQYVFLITNTNPDAPKHKSLTMFLVPLNSAGIDIQGIRTVDGDRTNIVYYSDVRVPDKYRLGEVNAGWTVLREPLNVEHGAVAAAPDGLQDTSIMMHQAGYLAEAVDRAAAQVAQPDAGGRRLLDDESVAYRLGRSIARMEAALSTPGIFGRVAIAQTMRDISPDLMDLLGAASALPKGTEGAVDDGSAEYCYRFAPLVGIYGGTLEVFRNMIAQHVLGLGKPAYAPPKTS; from the coding sequence ATGGACTTCTCACGGGTCGAACTGTCCGATGCGGACAAGGCTTTCCTGGACGAGGCACGGGCGTTCCTGGCGACGCATGTCACCGATGAGGTCAGACGCCGTGATCGTGAAACGGGGGACAACTTCGACGAAGGTGTGCACTTGGCGATGGGCGCCGCGGGATATCTGGCCGCCGAGTGGAAGCCGGAGTCTCAAGGTGGTTTCAGCCGGGTGCGGCGCCGTATCTGGGAACTGGAGAAGCGCCGGTTTCATGCGCCGTGGGTAACCTGGGGCACCACCGCCATGGTGGCCCGGTCGGTGGCGAAGTTCGGTTCGCGCGAACTGCAAGACGAGGTGTTGCCCGGGGTCTTCACCGGCCACATCCGGATGTGTCTGGGCTATACCGAACCCGAAGGCGGGTCTGACGTGGCCACCTGTAAGACCCGGGCAGTGCGTGACGGTGAGGACTGGATTATCAACGGGTCCAAGATGTTCACCACCGGCGCGCACAACTGTCAGTACGTCTTCCTCATCACCAACACCAACCCGGATGCGCCGAAACACAAGAGCCTGACCATGTTTCTGGTTCCGCTCAACTCAGCGGGCATCGACATCCAGGGCATCCGCACTGTGGACGGTGATCGCACCAACATCGTCTATTACAGCGATGTGCGCGTTCCCGACAAATATCGGCTGGGCGAGGTGAATGCGGGCTGGACGGTGTTACGCGAGCCGCTCAACGTCGAGCATGGCGCGGTTGCGGCCGCTCCCGACGGGCTGCAGGACACGTCGATCATGATGCACCAGGCCGGGTACCTGGCCGAGGCTGTTGACAGGGCCGCGGCGCAGGTGGCGCAGCCCGATGCCGGCGGCCGGCGTCTGCTCGATGACGAGTCGGTGGCGTATCGGCTTGGCCGCAGCATCGCCCGGATGGAGGCGGCGCTGTCCACTCCGGGCATTTTCGGGCGTGTCGCCATCGCGCAGACGATGCGCGATATTTCGCCTGACCTGATGGACCTGCTGGGCGCCGCGTCGGCCTTACCGAAGGGAACCGAGGGCGCCGTCGATGACGGAAGCGCCGAATACTGCTACCGGTTCGCGCCGCTCGTCGGCATCTACGGCGGCACGCTGGAAGTGTTTCGCAACATGATCGCCCAGCACGTGCTCGGGCTGGGAAAGCCGGCGTACGCGCCCCCGAAAACATCCTGA
- a CDS encoding acyl-CoA synthetase gives MSETLDEAATPTAATQFTVPAVADAVAAALPDREFVIQGERRYTYAQIVERSKRLAGYLHSRGLGCHTERSKLAGHEVGQDLLGIYAYNGNEFVEALLGAFWARVAPFNVNFRYVKNELRYLLADAGASALIYHAAFAPRVAEVLPELPQLRVLIQIADDSGNDLIYGAVDYESVIASSSPTPPPVEPSPDDVYVLYTGGTTGMPKGVLWRQHDIFMTSFGGRNLYTGQPVGSYEEIAARAAAVPATKVMILPPLIHGAAQWTVMTAMTTGQSVVFPSVVDHLDADDAVRTIEREKVSAVTVVGDAMARPLVAAIDKRIADVSSLTVVANGGAVLTPHVKERLIQARPGLVVFDAVGASESGAQMHHFSTPGAASSGTFAPGPDTCVIAEDLSHVLEPGHEGVGWLAQRGYVPLGYKGDAAKTAATFPLIDNVRYAIPGDRARHLADGSIELLGRDSVTINSGGEKIFAEEVEAAIASHPAVADVVVAARPSERWGQEVVAVVALADGAQASERELIEHAAGSIARYKLPKAIVFRPVIERSPSGKADYRWAREQVLSEG, from the coding sequence ATGTCGGAAACTCTCGACGAGGCAGCGACACCCACCGCTGCAACCCAATTCACAGTTCCGGCCGTCGCCGACGCCGTTGCCGCCGCGCTTCCCGATCGAGAATTCGTTATCCAGGGTGAACGGCGATATACCTACGCACAGATCGTCGAGCGTTCCAAACGGCTGGCCGGGTACCTGCACTCCCGCGGGCTCGGCTGTCACACCGAGCGGTCCAAGCTCGCCGGCCATGAAGTGGGCCAGGATTTACTGGGCATCTACGCCTACAACGGAAACGAATTTGTCGAGGCGCTGCTTGGCGCCTTCTGGGCGCGGGTCGCGCCGTTCAACGTCAACTTCCGTTACGTCAAAAACGAACTGCGCTATTTGCTTGCCGACGCGGGCGCGAGCGCGCTGATCTACCACGCGGCTTTCGCGCCGCGAGTAGCTGAGGTCCTGCCGGAGCTTCCCCAGCTCCGCGTTCTCATCCAGATCGCCGACGATTCGGGCAATGACCTGATCTACGGGGCGGTGGACTACGAAAGCGTCATCGCGTCCAGTTCGCCGACACCACCGCCGGTAGAGCCTTCCCCCGACGACGTGTATGTCCTCTACACGGGTGGAACAACCGGAATGCCGAAGGGTGTGCTGTGGCGCCAGCACGACATTTTCATGACGTCTTTCGGTGGCCGCAATCTCTACACCGGCCAGCCGGTGGGCTCCTACGAGGAGATCGCGGCACGGGCAGCCGCCGTACCGGCAACCAAGGTCATGATTCTGCCACCGCTGATACACGGTGCCGCCCAGTGGACCGTTATGACCGCCATGACAACCGGGCAGTCGGTTGTCTTTCCCAGCGTGGTCGACCACCTGGATGCCGATGACGCCGTCCGCACGATCGAGCGGGAGAAGGTGTCAGCCGTCACCGTCGTCGGCGACGCGATGGCCCGACCCCTCGTGGCAGCAATCGACAAGCGCATAGCCGATGTGTCGTCGTTGACGGTGGTGGCCAATGGCGGCGCAGTGTTGACTCCCCACGTCAAGGAACGCCTGATTCAAGCGCGTCCCGGCCTTGTCGTCTTCGACGCCGTGGGCGCCTCGGAGTCCGGCGCCCAGATGCACCACTTCTCCACCCCGGGAGCGGCGTCGAGCGGCACGTTCGCCCCCGGACCAGACACTTGCGTGATCGCAGAAGACCTTAGTCATGTCCTCGAACCGGGCCACGAGGGCGTTGGCTGGCTGGCCCAACGCGGCTACGTGCCACTCGGCTACAAGGGGGATGCAGCGAAAACCGCTGCAACCTTCCCCCTCATCGACAACGTGCGCTACGCGATACCCGGCGACCGCGCGCGCCATCTCGCCGACGGCAGCATCGAGTTGCTTGGCCGCGACTCGGTGACGATCAACTCCGGTGGCGAGAAGATCTTTGCCGAAGAGGTGGAAGCCGCGATCGCGTCGCATCCCGCAGTGGCCGACGTGGTCGTGGCCGCGCGGCCCAGTGAGCGGTGGGGCCAGGAGGTCGTCGCCGTCGTCGCGCTAGCCGATGGCGCTCAGGCCAGCGAGCGCGAATTGATCGAGCACGCCGCCGGTTCCATCGCGCGCTACAAACTACCCAAGGCGATCGTGTTTCGCCCGGTGATCGAGCGCAGCCCGTCTGGTAAGGCTGACTACCGGTGGGCTCGTGAACAGGTGCTCAGCGAGGGCTGA
- a CDS encoding acyl-CoA carboxylase subunit beta: MTNAQDWEATLDDLHRRREHARAMGGPERLAKHREQGKLDARARIDRLLDPGTFRELGTLVGGEVAADAIVAGSGRINGSPVMVGAEDFTTMAGSIGPGGNSKRYRIAELALRDKIPLVMLLDGAGFRPTGAHYGRTPTDLLAQTQCSGRVPTVAAVLGPSAGHGALVAPVCDFRIMSHRGAIFTAGPPVVKESTGEDVSKEDLGGPDVALASGVVHNVADDDEAVLAAIRRYLAYFPPSAWSYPPSLPAGEAAGPRPTPELLDIVSRDNRRIYDMRAVLDVVFDRPDWFEVQPKFGPAIICALAHLGGHPVAVIANQPKVLAGSIDADAADKAAHFIMVADSFHLPIVFLADNPGMLPGSRSERHGVLRAGARMFAAQTVATTLKLHLTLRKAYGFGSMVMSLIGFDNQVATFAYPGATMGAMSAAALSRASHAGEDLSVRLRNAELQASYRSAEHMGFDELIDPRETRDALLGALQRGLHSRQAAPKPVTRTAIVP; the protein is encoded by the coding sequence ATGACCAACGCCCAGGACTGGGAGGCAACGCTCGACGACCTGCACCGTCGCCGTGAACACGCGCGCGCGATGGGGGGCCCGGAGCGGCTGGCCAAGCACCGCGAACAGGGCAAGCTCGACGCCCGCGCACGCATCGACCGGCTCCTGGACCCCGGCACCTTCCGTGAGCTGGGCACCCTGGTCGGGGGCGAGGTTGCGGCCGACGCGATCGTGGCCGGCTCTGGGCGTATCAACGGATCACCGGTGATGGTGGGCGCCGAGGACTTCACCACGATGGCGGGCAGCATCGGCCCGGGCGGCAACTCCAAACGCTACCGCATCGCCGAATTGGCGTTGCGCGACAAGATTCCGCTGGTGATGCTGCTGGACGGGGCCGGCTTCCGCCCCACCGGCGCGCACTATGGGCGTACTCCGACCGACCTGCTCGCCCAGACACAGTGTTCGGGCCGGGTTCCGACCGTGGCGGCGGTCCTCGGGCCTTCCGCCGGGCATGGGGCACTCGTCGCTCCGGTGTGCGACTTCCGGATCATGAGCCACCGGGGCGCCATCTTCACCGCGGGCCCGCCCGTCGTCAAAGAGTCGACCGGCGAAGACGTCTCCAAGGAAGACCTGGGCGGGCCGGACGTCGCGCTGGCCAGCGGGGTGGTGCACAATGTCGCCGACGACGACGAAGCGGTGCTCGCCGCGATCCGGCGCTATCTGGCGTATTTTCCGCCCAGCGCGTGGTCGTATCCGCCGTCGCTGCCGGCCGGCGAAGCTGCCGGACCACGGCCGACGCCGGAATTGCTCGACATCGTCTCGCGCGATAACCGTCGCATCTACGACATGCGCGCCGTGCTCGACGTCGTGTTCGACCGTCCCGACTGGTTCGAGGTTCAGCCCAAGTTCGGTCCGGCGATCATATGCGCGCTCGCCCATCTCGGTGGCCACCCGGTGGCGGTGATCGCTAACCAGCCCAAGGTGCTGGCGGGCTCCATCGATGCCGACGCCGCCGACAAGGCAGCACATTTCATCATGGTGGCCGACTCGTTTCACCTGCCGATCGTCTTCCTCGCCGACAACCCGGGCATGCTGCCCGGCAGCCGCTCCGAGCGCCACGGTGTGCTGCGTGCCGGCGCGCGAATGTTCGCCGCGCAGACGGTGGCGACGACCCTCAAACTGCACCTCACGCTGCGCAAGGCCTACGGGTTCGGTTCGATGGTGATGTCATTGATCGGGTTCGACAACCAAGTGGCCACTTTCGCCTACCCGGGCGCGACGATGGGCGCGATGAGCGCTGCTGCGTTGAGCCGCGCGTCGCACGCCGGTGAAGACCTTTCCGTCAGGCTGCGCAATGCCGAACTGCAGGCCTCGTATCGGTCGGCCGAGCATATGGGCTTCGACGAGCTCATCGATCCCCGCGAGACACGTGACGCGCTGCTTGGTGCGCTGCAACGCGGCCTGCACAGCCGCCAAGCCGCACCGAAGCCGGTGACGCGTACGGCGATCGTGCCGTGA
- a CDS encoding pyridoxamine 5'-phosphate oxidase family protein, whose protein sequence is MTIRLTTDQAWEVVADAHTGILTTLRRDGMPISLPVWFVAEHRTIALMTPAGTKKIARIRHDPRASFLVESGKRWAELRGVHFTGRVEVVDDPDAKSRIDDALTAKYAAFRPQLDKLPSATRAYYADEVFLRFVPDERILTWDNARITMGRT, encoded by the coding sequence GTGACGATCCGCTTGACGACCGACCAGGCCTGGGAAGTGGTCGCGGATGCACACACCGGAATTCTGACCACCCTGCGTCGCGACGGGATGCCGATCAGCTTGCCGGTGTGGTTCGTGGCCGAGCACCGCACGATCGCATTGATGACACCGGCCGGCACCAAGAAGATCGCGCGGATCCGCCATGATCCCCGGGCGTCGTTTCTGGTCGAATCGGGTAAGCGTTGGGCCGAGCTGCGCGGTGTTCATTTCACCGGGCGTGTCGAGGTTGTCGACGATCCCGATGCCAAGTCCCGCATCGACGACGCGCTCACTGCCAAGTACGCCGCGTTTCGTCCCCAACTCGACAAACTGCCTTCAGCCACCCGGGCCTACTACGCCGACGAAGTGTTTCTGCGTTTCGTACCCGACGAGCGCATCCTGACATGGGACAACGCCCGGATCACCATGGGGCGGACATGA
- a CDS encoding LLM class F420-dependent oxidoreductase, with protein sequence MSATAMSNLKVDAGISSHLARVPQAAARLERQGYDGCWTAEVNHDPFLPLVLAAEHTSTIELGTSIAVAFARNPMTVAHIGWDLQAYSGGRFILGLGSQIQAHVEKRFSMPWSHPVRRMREFIGALQAIWSAWRDGTPLRFEGEFYTHKLMTPMFTPEPQPYGFPRVFVAAVGEAMTEMCGEVADGMLAHAFTTKRYLDEVTMPALQRGMRRADRDRSEFQLSCPLFVVTGTNDAESQAAADGTRKQIAFYGSTPAYRKVLELHGWGDLQTELHELSLRGQWETMGSLIDDEMLEAFAVVADLGELAAKIRDRCDGVIDRVLPSLPAQLSETAVSAVLHELRAQPR encoded by the coding sequence ATGAGCGCCACGGCGATGTCGAACCTCAAGGTCGACGCAGGAATTTCCAGCCACCTGGCTCGCGTGCCACAGGCCGCGGCCAGGCTGGAGCGGCAGGGTTATGACGGTTGCTGGACGGCTGAAGTCAACCACGATCCGTTCCTGCCGCTGGTGCTGGCCGCCGAGCACACCTCCACAATCGAGCTCGGAACCAGTATCGCCGTCGCATTCGCCCGCAATCCGATGACTGTGGCCCACATCGGCTGGGACCTGCAGGCCTACTCGGGGGGCCGGTTCATTCTCGGCCTCGGGTCGCAGATACAGGCGCACGTCGAGAAACGGTTCAGCATGCCGTGGAGTCATCCGGTGCGCCGGATGCGTGAGTTCATCGGCGCACTGCAGGCAATCTGGTCGGCCTGGCGGGACGGCACACCATTGCGTTTCGAGGGTGAGTTCTACACCCACAAGCTGATGACGCCGATGTTCACCCCGGAGCCACAGCCCTACGGGTTTCCGAGAGTTTTCGTCGCCGCGGTCGGCGAAGCGATGACCGAGATGTGCGGTGAGGTCGCCGACGGCATGCTGGCTCACGCGTTCACCACCAAGCGCTACCTGGACGAGGTGACGATGCCGGCCCTACAGCGCGGAATGCGGCGCGCCGATCGCGACCGCAGCGAGTTTCAGCTCAGCTGCCCACTTTTCGTGGTTACCGGCACCAACGACGCCGAGTCGCAGGCCGCCGCCGACGGCACCCGCAAACAGATCGCCTTCTACGGATCAACGCCCGCCTACCGCAAGGTTCTCGAACTGCATGGGTGGGGCGACCTGCAAACCGAGCTGCATGAACTGTCGCTGCGCGGCCAGTGGGAGACCATGGGTTCGCTGATCGACGATGAGATGCTGGAGGCGTTCGCGGTCGTGGCTGATCTCGGTGAGCTGGCCGCCAAGATCAGAGATCGCTGCGATGGTGTCATCGACCGCGTTCTGCCGAGCCTTCCCGCCCAGCTCTCCGAGACCGCTGTCAGCGCCGTGCTGCACGAGTTGCGGGCACAACCGAGGTGA
- a CDS encoding cytochrome P450, giving the protein MDEAAKLLADPMAYTDEPKLHAGLAHLRAHAPVSWVEVPNYRPFWAITKHADILDIERDNMLFTNWPRPVLTTAEGDELQAASGVRTLIHMDDPQHRVVRAIGADWFRPKAMRALKVRVDELAAIYVDKMMAAGPECDFAQEIAVNYPLYVIMSLLGLPESDFPRMLTLTQELFGSDDAEFKRGTSNEDQLPALLDMFQYFNGVTAARRQHPTEDLASAIANARVDGQPLSDIDTVSYYLIVATAGHDTTSATISGGLLALIENRDQLGRLREDPSLMPLATEEMIRWVTPVKAFMRTAAADTTVRGVPIAAGESVLLSYVSANRDEDVFGDPFRFDVGRDPNKHLAFGYGVHFCLGAALARMEVTSFFTELLPRLKSIELAGDPQFVATTFVGGLKHLPVRYSLV; this is encoded by the coding sequence ATGGATGAGGCCGCCAAGCTGCTGGCCGATCCCATGGCGTATACCGACGAGCCGAAACTGCATGCGGGGCTGGCTCATTTGCGTGCCCACGCGCCGGTGTCGTGGGTCGAGGTACCGAACTATCGGCCGTTCTGGGCGATCACCAAACACGCCGACATCCTCGACATCGAACGCGACAACATGCTGTTCACCAACTGGCCGCGCCCGGTGCTGACGACCGCTGAGGGCGATGAGCTGCAGGCTGCCTCCGGGGTGCGCACGCTGATCCACATGGACGACCCGCAGCACCGGGTGGTGCGGGCGATCGGGGCGGACTGGTTCCGCCCCAAGGCCATGCGGGCACTCAAGGTGCGTGTCGACGAGCTGGCCGCGATCTACGTCGACAAGATGATGGCCGCCGGGCCGGAATGCGATTTCGCGCAGGAGATCGCGGTGAACTATCCGCTCTACGTCATCATGTCGCTGCTGGGGTTGCCGGAATCGGACTTCCCGCGGATGCTCACACTCACCCAGGAACTGTTCGGCAGCGACGACGCTGAGTTCAAACGCGGCACCAGCAATGAGGACCAGCTGCCGGCGCTGCTCGATATGTTTCAGTACTTCAACGGCGTCACCGCCGCACGGCGCCAACACCCCACCGAGGATCTGGCGTCGGCGATCGCCAACGCTCGTGTCGACGGCCAGCCGCTGTCCGATATCGACACGGTGTCGTACTACCTCATCGTCGCCACCGCCGGACACGACACCACCAGCGCAACCATTTCCGGCGGGTTGTTGGCGCTCATCGAAAACCGCGATCAGCTAGGGCGTTTGCGCGAGGATCCGAGTCTGATGCCGTTGGCGACCGAGGAAATGATCCGCTGGGTCACTCCGGTCAAGGCGTTCATGCGCACCGCCGCCGCGGACACCACCGTGCGGGGGGTGCCGATCGCGGCCGGAGAATCGGTGCTGCTGTCATATGTGTCCGCCAACCGCGACGAGGACGTCTTCGGCGACCCGTTCCGCTTCGACGTCGGCCGCGACCCCAACAAGCACCTGGCGTTCGGTTACGGTGTGCATTTTTGTCTCGGTGCCGCGCTGGCCCGAATGGAGGTCACCAGCTTTTTCACCGAGCTACTGCCCCGGCTGAAATCCATTGAGCTGGCCGGTGACCCGCAATTCGTCGCCACCACGTTCGTCGGCGGTCTCAAGCATTTGCCGGTTCGCTACTCGCTCGTATAA
- a CDS encoding alpha/beta fold hydrolase — translation MLPALVLIHGGEHSADCWDLTVAELHRQAPGLPVLAVDLPGHGATPGELATVTVADWVRSTVAQIEAAGLDEVILVGHSLAGLTVPGVAATLGSPRVREMIFAACSVPVQGRAIVDTLSGPLAWYVRRAVRLGKPPATTPNLVAAWLFCNGMTRAQRRFALSRIHPESPSVIVEPADRSDLPDDIPRTWIMTLRDRPLSVRAQYRSIAALGGVRTLIPVDTCHDLMISEPALLATILIERCRLAGRARSARQARR, via the coding sequence GTGCTGCCCGCGCTGGTTCTCATTCATGGGGGTGAGCACTCAGCCGACTGCTGGGATCTGACTGTCGCCGAATTGCACCGGCAGGCACCGGGATTACCGGTGTTGGCGGTGGATCTGCCCGGCCACGGTGCAACCCCCGGGGAGCTGGCCACCGTCACCGTCGCCGATTGGGTGCGGTCGACGGTGGCACAGATCGAGGCTGCCGGCCTCGATGAGGTAATCCTGGTCGGTCACTCACTGGCCGGGCTGACCGTTCCAGGCGTGGCAGCCACGCTGGGTTCGCCGCGCGTACGGGAGATGATTTTCGCAGCATGCTCGGTTCCCGTGCAGGGACGGGCGATCGTCGACACGCTCAGCGGGCCGTTGGCCTGGTATGTACGGCGGGCCGTCCGGCTTGGAAAGCCCCCGGCCACGACGCCGAACCTGGTTGCCGCCTGGTTGTTCTGCAACGGCATGACCCGCGCGCAGCGGCGATTCGCGTTGTCGAGGATTCACCCCGAGTCGCCGTCGGTCATTGTCGAACCTGCCGATCGCAGCGACCTGCCCGACGATATCCCGCGGACGTGGATCATGACCTTGCGCGACCGTCCGCTGTCTGTGCGTGCGCAGTATCGCAGCATCGCTGCGCTGGGGGGTGTGCGCACGCTGATTCCCGTCGACACCTGCCACGATCTGATGATCAGCGAACCGGCTCTGCTGGCCACGATCCTCATCGAGCGCTGCCGGCTGGCCGGGCGAGCGCGGTCGGCCAGACAAGCCCGCCGATAG
- a CDS encoding VOC family protein, with product MRGVHHAAICTADVDRSIRFWRDGLGLTELFDQTFTGDWPELFGAKTDRLRSIFLGDPQTPDTGIVELVVFDRAGHAPAPSAEPRHGFFLLSLQRDVDATLSTLAALGFTDGVRRISMPTPDGKAVPMAVITAPDGVLVELIGPPA from the coding sequence GTGCGAGGTGTTCATCACGCGGCGATATGCACCGCCGATGTCGACCGGTCGATAAGGTTTTGGCGCGACGGTCTGGGACTGACCGAACTGTTCGACCAGACCTTCACCGGCGATTGGCCGGAATTGTTCGGCGCCAAGACCGATCGGCTGCGATCGATCTTTCTGGGTGATCCGCAGACCCCGGACACCGGCATCGTCGAACTGGTGGTCTTCGACCGCGCCGGCCACGCGCCGGCCCCATCGGCGGAACCGCGGCACGGATTTTTCCTGCTGTCTTTGCAGCGCGACGTAGACGCGACACTGTCGACCCTGGCCGCCTTGGGGTTCACCGACGGTGTTCGCCGCATCAGCATGCCGACCCCAGATGGCAAAGCGGTGCCGATGGCGGTCATCACCGCGCCCGACGGGGTATTGGTCGAGCTGATCGGACCACCCGCATGA